A stretch of Microbulbifer bruguierae DNA encodes these proteins:
- a CDS encoding primosomal protein N', which produces MILRLAVPVPLRRLFDYLPPAGLGAADCKPGQRFWVPFGNRSLVAVLVDVVDDSPLDTIKPAAERIDSQPIFDQRSRQFLQWAADYYQAPVGELYAAALPAALRKGKPADHWAEQWLELTTEGKGLPETALARAPKQQALLQLLLNRGRQSRTALNALGHNAPVCKALCERNLTRWVAGPTAPPPMEAVAPRSAPELNDEQREVIDAVASTGFSASLLEGTTGSGKTEVYLRLMERALREGNQALLLVPEIGLTPQTLRRIAARFPDFRIAALHSGLADGERARAWLSAASGVADIVIGTRSAIFTPLPRLGVILVDEEHDGSFKQQDGVRYSARDLSVVLAKNAGVPVLLGSATPSLESLHNALSGRYQHLRLRHRAGNARPPEISVVPILHQQLQEGFAPQVLRHIGATLQRGEQALVFINRRGYSPALTCDDCGWLADCPHCSSKLTLHRRQRQLRCHHCDYRQREVHSCPQCHSRNLNALGAGTERSEDFLTHTFGKYPVIRVDRDTTASKQALDRLLEPARNGEPCLLLGTQMLAKGHHLPKVTLVVIQDADGGLFSADFRAPERMGQLLEQVAGRAGRGDLPGHVLVQSRYPEHPLLQLLLNKGYGAFARQLMEERKIGQLPPIRAMALVRAECEEPRWAEEFLANVRDYLQALAPPSPELQYLGPVPALLERKSGRFRFYLQITADKRGLLQQMLAHFCQWAEGNKNRRLRWAVDMDAQELS; this is translated from the coding sequence GTGATTCTACGCCTGGCTGTGCCGGTACCCCTGCGCCGCCTGTTCGACTACCTGCCGCCCGCGGGGTTGGGTGCCGCCGACTGCAAACCGGGCCAGCGTTTTTGGGTGCCGTTTGGCAACCGCAGCCTGGTGGCGGTACTGGTGGACGTGGTGGATGACTCGCCCCTGGATACCATCAAGCCCGCCGCTGAGCGCATCGACAGCCAGCCCATCTTCGATCAGCGCAGCCGCCAGTTCCTGCAGTGGGCCGCCGACTACTATCAGGCGCCGGTCGGTGAACTCTACGCCGCCGCCCTGCCCGCCGCCCTGCGCAAGGGCAAGCCCGCGGATCACTGGGCGGAGCAGTGGCTGGAACTCACCACCGAGGGCAAGGGCCTGCCGGAAACCGCCCTCGCCCGCGCGCCCAAGCAGCAGGCGTTGTTGCAGCTGCTGCTGAACCGGGGCCGCCAGAGCCGCACCGCGCTGAACGCGCTGGGGCACAACGCCCCGGTGTGCAAGGCGCTGTGCGAACGCAACCTGACCCGCTGGGTAGCCGGCCCTACCGCGCCGCCGCCCATGGAAGCGGTAGCGCCGCGGTCGGCGCCGGAACTCAACGATGAGCAGCGTGAGGTTATCGATGCGGTGGCCTCCACAGGTTTCAGTGCCTCCCTGCTGGAAGGCACCACCGGCAGCGGTAAAACTGAAGTCTATCTGCGGCTGATGGAGCGCGCGCTGAGGGAAGGCAATCAGGCCCTGTTGCTGGTGCCGGAGATTGGCCTGACCCCGCAGACCCTGCGCCGAATCGCCGCGCGCTTCCCGGACTTCCGTATCGCCGCCCTGCACTCGGGGTTGGCGGACGGCGAACGCGCGCGCGCCTGGTTGTCTGCCGCCAGCGGCGTGGCGGATATCGTGATCGGTACCCGTTCAGCGATTTTTACCCCGCTGCCGCGCCTGGGGGTGATTCTGGTGGACGAGGAGCACGACGGCTCCTTCAAACAGCAGGACGGTGTGCGCTACTCAGCCCGCGACCTGTCCGTGGTACTGGCGAAAAATGCCGGGGTACCGGTGTTGCTGGGGTCCGCCACGCCGTCTCTCGAGAGTCTTCACAACGCGCTTAGCGGTCGCTACCAGCACCTGCGTCTGCGCCACCGCGCCGGCAATGCGCGCCCGCCCGAGATCAGTGTGGTGCCGATTCTGCACCAGCAGCTGCAGGAGGGGTTTGCCCCGCAGGTGTTGCGCCATATCGGCGCCACCCTGCAGCGGGGCGAGCAGGCACTGGTCTTCATTAACCGCCGCGGCTATTCCCCGGCACTGACCTGCGATGACTGCGGTTGGCTCGCCGACTGCCCGCACTGTTCCAGCAAGCTCACCCTGCACCGCCGCCAGCGCCAATTGCGCTGTCATCACTGCGACTATCGCCAGCGTGAGGTGCACAGCTGCCCCCAGTGCCACAGCCGCAACCTGAATGCCCTCGGCGCCGGCACCGAACGCAGTGAGGACTTCCTCACCCACACCTTCGGCAAGTACCCGGTGATTCGCGTCGATCGCGATACCACTGCCAGCAAGCAGGCCCTGGATCGCCTGCTGGAACCGGCGCGCAACGGTGAGCCCTGCCTGCTGCTGGGCACCCAGATGCTGGCCAAGGGGCATCACCTGCCAAAGGTCACCCTGGTCGTGATCCAGGACGCCGACGGCGGCCTGTTCAGTGCCGATTTCCGCGCCCCTGAGCGTATGGGGCAGTTACTGGAGCAGGTGGCGGGCCGCGCCGGCCGCGGCGACCTGCCGGGCCATGTACTGGTGCAGAGCCGCTACCCCGAACATCCGCTGTTGCAGCTGTTGCTGAACAAGGGCTACGGCGCCTTTGCCCGCCAGTTGATGGAGGAGCGCAAAATCGGCCAGCTGCCCCCCATCCGCGCCATGGCGCTGGTGCGGGCGGAGTGTGAAGAGCCGCGCTGGGCGGAGGAATTCCTCGCCAACGTGCGCGACTACCTGCAGGCTTTGGCTCCACCTTCCCCGGAACTGCAATACCTGGGTCCGGTGCCGGCACTGCTGGAGCGCAAATCCGGCCGCTTCCGTTTTTACCTGCAGATCACCGCCGACAAGCGCGGCCTGTTGCAGCAGATGCTCGCGCACTTCTGCCAGTGGGCCGAGGGCAATAAAAACCGCCGCCTGCGCTGGGCCGTGGATATGGATGCTCAGGAATTGTCGTAA
- a CDS encoding disulfide bond formation protein B — protein MTLPSPRITFLLMFIAVVLVLATAFYMEYAMGLEPCPLCITQRVMFLGVGLVSLLAFLHNPRGIHNIGRRIYGLLVSLFALGGLYFSGRQLWLQSLPADQVPACGPGITYMVEAFPMSDVIKTLLTGDGNCAEVKWTLLGLSIPGWAAVGFVGLTLFGIWQAFRKH, from the coding sequence ATGACCCTGCCCAGCCCCCGAATCACCTTTCTGTTGATGTTCATCGCCGTCGTGCTGGTACTCGCCACCGCGTTTTATATGGAATACGCCATGGGTCTGGAACCCTGCCCGCTGTGCATCACCCAGAGAGTGATGTTCCTGGGCGTGGGCCTGGTGTCCCTGCTTGCGTTTCTGCACAACCCGCGGGGGATCCACAACATCGGCCGCCGCATTTACGGATTGCTGGTTTCGCTGTTCGCCCTCGGCGGCCTGTATTTTTCCGGCCGCCAGCTGTGGCTGCAGAGCCTGCCCGCCGACCAGGTGCCTGCCTGTGGGCCCGGTATCACTTATATGGTGGAAGCCTTCCCGATGTCAGATGTGATCAAAACCCTGCTTACCGGCGACGGCAATTGTGCGGAAGTGAAGTGGACTCTGTTGGGTCTGTCGATCCCCGGCTGGGCCGCGGTGGGTTTCGTGGGGCTGACCCTGTTCGGGATCTGGCAGGCCTTTCGCAAACACTGA
- the rpmE gene encoding 50S ribosomal protein L31, whose translation MKTDIHPNYAEITATCSCGNEFKMGSTLGKDLQLDVCSNCHPFYTGKQKQASTGGRVDRFKKRFGSRISK comes from the coding sequence ATGAAGACCGATATCCACCCGAATTACGCTGAAATCACCGCAACCTGCTCCTGTGGTAACGAGTTCAAAATGGGCTCCACTCTGGGCAAAGACCTCCAGCTGGACGTCTGCTCCAACTGCCACCCGTTCTACACCGGTAAGCAGAAGCAGGCCAGCACTGGTGGCCGTGTAGACCGCTTCAAGAAGCGTTTCGGCAGCCGCATTTCCAAGTAA
- the gshA gene encoding glutamate--cysteine ligase, which produces MPTFNLAELAQPETLPLLKGIRRGIEKESLRVSPAGELAQTEHPRGLGSALTQDCITTDFAEALLEFITPPVATPEQALEKLDQIHRFTYSQIGDERLWVNSMPGRIGRDADIPVARYGSSHSGTMKSIYRLGLGLRYGRAMQTIAGIHYNFSLPDTFWQWLQQKEGSSESLSEFKTRRYFDLIRNFRRHYWLLIYLFGAAPAVCGTFVQDREHKLQSFDGDGRSLYAPEATSLRMGDLGYTSDAQKSLIVCYNDLPSYLSTLCAAISRPYPPYHELGVKDANGDYQQLSTGLLQIENEFYSPIRPKNPAGMGETALSALDARGVEYIEVRCLDLNPFVPLGIEAPQMRFLDAFLLHCLLSDSPITDDADYRAVQENQSRIVYRGRDPELQLVHNGQERKLTDWAGALLDEITPVAELLDQAWESSDYQRAVTAQRDKISGKTPTPAAQVLAEMHEHRQTFFQWAQAKAEQHRQYFLERPLDAAEQAEFERLAQESLQKQREVEEADKGSFEDFLGRYYAQYTFCQRDL; this is translated from the coding sequence GTGCCCACTTTCAATCTGGCCGAACTGGCCCAGCCGGAAACCCTGCCACTACTCAAGGGCATTCGCCGCGGCATCGAAAAAGAAAGCCTGCGGGTTTCCCCCGCCGGCGAGCTGGCCCAGACCGAACACCCCCGGGGCCTGGGCTCGGCCCTGACCCAGGACTGCATCACCACCGATTTCGCCGAAGCACTGCTGGAGTTCATCACCCCGCCGGTGGCGACGCCGGAGCAGGCACTGGAAAAGCTCGACCAGATCCACCGCTTTACCTACAGCCAGATCGGAGATGAGCGCCTGTGGGTCAACAGCATGCCCGGGCGCATCGGCCGCGATGCGGACATTCCGGTAGCGCGCTACGGCAGCTCCCACAGCGGCACCATGAAGTCGATCTACCGCCTGGGTCTCGGGCTGCGCTACGGACGCGCCATGCAGACCATCGCCGGGATCCATTACAACTTCTCTCTGCCGGACACTTTCTGGCAGTGGTTGCAGCAGAAAGAGGGCAGCAGCGAGTCGCTCAGTGAATTCAAGACCCGCCGCTATTTCGACCTGATCCGCAATTTCCGCCGCCACTACTGGCTGCTGATCTACCTGTTTGGCGCCGCGCCGGCGGTGTGCGGGACCTTCGTGCAGGACCGGGAGCACAAGCTGCAGTCCTTCGACGGCGATGGCCGCAGCCTTTACGCACCGGAGGCCACCTCCCTGCGCATGGGCGACCTCGGCTACACCAGCGACGCACAGAAATCCCTGATCGTCTGCTACAACGACCTGCCCAGCTACCTGTCCACCCTGTGTGCCGCGATCAGCCGCCCCTATCCGCCGTACCACGAACTGGGCGTGAAGGACGCCAACGGCGACTATCAGCAGCTCTCCACCGGGCTGCTGCAGATCGAAAATGAATTCTATTCACCGATTCGGCCGAAAAACCCGGCCGGTATGGGCGAAACCGCACTCTCGGCACTGGATGCGCGCGGTGTGGAATACATCGAAGTGCGCTGCCTCGACCTGAATCCCTTCGTGCCTCTGGGTATCGAAGCACCGCAGATGCGCTTCCTCGACGCCTTCCTGCTGCACTGCCTGCTCAGCGACAGCCCGATCACCGACGACGCCGACTACCGCGCAGTACAGGAAAACCAGTCGCGCATCGTCTACCGCGGTCGCGATCCGGAGCTGCAACTTGTCCACAATGGCCAGGAGCGCAAACTCACCGACTGGGCCGGCGCACTGCTGGACGAAATCACCCCGGTGGCGGAGCTTCTCGACCAGGCGTGGGAAAGCAGCGACTACCAGCGCGCGGTCACCGCACAGCGCGACAAAATCAGCGGCAAGACACCGACGCCGGCGGCGCAGGTACTGGCGGAAATGCACGAGCACCGGCAGACCTTTTTCCAGTGGGCCCAGGCCAAGGCCGAGCAACATCGCCAGTACTTCCTCGAACGGCCGCTGGATGCGGCAGAGCAGGCGGAATTTGAGCGCCTCGCCCAGGAATCCCTGCAGAAACAGCGCGAGGTGGAAGAGGCGGATAAAGGCAGCTTCGAAGATTTTCTCGGCCGCTACTACGCACAGTACACCTTTTGCCAAAGGGACCTTTGA
- a CDS encoding acyl carrier protein phosphodiesterase, translating to MNYLAHLLLSGPDPDWQLGGLLGDFVKGPLKGERPQAIEDGIRLHRRIDLLSDQHPAYIAALTRLGPQWRRLGGIALDIWFDHLLAIRWQTWHPQPLETFVDQCWSNFRTRRQWIPENARAFIQRAEQFKLLPGYREVAVIQRTLERVGTRLRRPQPLADMLPLLQADKEALEQDFQTLFTDLSQQAVRFRQQQ from the coding sequence ATGAACTACCTCGCCCACCTGTTGCTCTCCGGCCCCGATCCGGACTGGCAACTGGGCGGGTTGCTGGGGGATTTCGTCAAAGGCCCACTCAAGGGCGAGCGTCCGCAGGCCATCGAAGACGGCATCCGCCTGCACCGGCGTATCGACCTGCTGAGTGACCAGCACCCTGCCTATATTGCCGCGCTCACCCGCCTGGGTCCGCAGTGGCGGCGTCTCGGGGGTATCGCCCTGGATATCTGGTTCGACCACCTGCTCGCCATCCGCTGGCAAACCTGGCATCCACAGCCACTGGAAACCTTCGTCGATCAGTGCTGGTCCAACTTCCGCACCCGCCGCCAGTGGATACCGGAAAATGCCCGGGCATTTATTCAGCGCGCCGAGCAATTTAAACTGCTGCCCGGCTACCGCGAGGTAGCGGTAATCCAGCGCACTCTGGAGCGCGTCGGCACACGCCTGCGCCGCCCACAGCCTCTGGCAGATATGCTGCCGCTGCTGCAGGCAGACAAAGAAGCACTGGAACAAGACTTTCAAACACTGTTCACCGACCTGTCGCAGCAGGCGGTGCGGTTCCGGCAACAGCAATAA
- the hslV gene encoding ATP-dependent protease subunit HslV gives MEQYRGTTILSVRRNGKVVIGGDGQVSMGNTIMKGNARKVRRLYNDKVIAGFAGGTADAFTLFERFEAKLQAHNGQLTRAAVELAKDWRTDRALRRLEALLAVADETASLIVTGNGDVIQPEDDLIAIGSGGPFAQSAARALLDNTDMDARSIVEQGLKIAGDICVYTNQNHTIEELNY, from the coding sequence GTGGAACAATATCGCGGCACAACCATTCTCTCCGTGCGCCGGAACGGCAAAGTCGTTATTGGCGGTGACGGGCAAGTCTCCATGGGCAACACCATCATGAAGGGCAATGCCCGCAAAGTGCGCCGCCTGTACAACGACAAAGTCATCGCCGGATTTGCCGGCGGCACCGCCGACGCCTTCACCCTGTTCGAACGTTTCGAAGCCAAACTCCAGGCTCACAACGGCCAGCTCACCCGCGCCGCGGTAGAGCTCGCCAAAGACTGGCGCACCGACCGCGCCCTGCGCAGACTGGAGGCGTTGCTCGCCGTCGCCGACGAAACCGCCAGCCTGATCGTGACCGGTAACGGCGATGTCATCCAGCCGGAAGACGACCTGATTGCCATCGGCTCCGGCGGTCCGTTTGCTCAGTCCGCCGCTCGCGCACTGCTCGACAACACTGATATGGATGCCAGAAGCATCGTCGAGCAGGGTTTGAAAATCGCCGGCGATATCTGTGTGTACACCAACCAGAACCACACGATTGAAGAATTGAATTACTGA
- a CDS encoding DUF2798 domain-containing protein, with protein sequence MARIKHRYYTLVFAVFMSLFMSAMMSGVITVMNTGIAAGFLTRWFHAWLVAWAVAFPLVSMVAPVAHMITRRLVETE encoded by the coding sequence GTGGCGCGTATCAAGCACCGGTATTACACCCTGGTTTTTGCAGTATTCATGTCGCTGTTTATGTCGGCGATGATGTCGGGGGTGATCACGGTAATGAACACCGGTATTGCCGCCGGGTTTCTGACCCGCTGGTTTCATGCCTGGCTGGTGGCCTGGGCGGTGGCGTTCCCGCTGGTTTCGATGGTTGCGCCGGTAGCGCACATGATTACCCGCCGGTTGGTTGAGACTGAATAG
- a CDS encoding SPOR domain-containing protein — translation MSRRNTRRSQSTGKPAWVWFVLGNFVGGFAVFIFLLNDLKTAQPQVAARADKPPAEKNAPTDSKPKFDFYKLLEENEVKVPAPKNQQVRVRESDSEKNTDSSATARSEPESDLVYILQAASFRDREEAERLRAQLMLANLDVKVESATDSRGTWHRVLVGPYTNRSKVAKARSILAEHRLMPLVLKRPAQG, via the coding sequence ATGAGCCGCCGCAATACCCGCCGCAGTCAATCCACCGGCAAGCCCGCCTGGGTCTGGTTCGTGCTCGGCAATTTTGTCGGCGGCTTCGCTGTATTTATCTTCCTGCTCAACGACCTCAAAACCGCGCAGCCCCAGGTTGCCGCCAGGGCGGACAAACCGCCGGCGGAAAAAAACGCTCCCACAGATTCCAAGCCGAAGTTCGATTTCTACAAGCTGCTGGAAGAAAACGAAGTCAAAGTGCCGGCGCCGAAAAACCAGCAGGTGCGGGTGCGGGAAAGTGACAGCGAAAAAAATACGGACAGTAGTGCAACGGCGCGCAGTGAACCCGAATCCGACCTCGTCTATATCCTCCAGGCCGCCAGTTTCCGCGACAGGGAAGAAGCCGAGCGCCTGCGTGCGCAGCTGATGCTCGCCAACCTTGATGTCAAAGTGGAATCTGCCACCGACAGCCGCGGCACCTGGCACCGGGTCCTCGTCGGCCCCTATACCAACCGCTCCAAAGTGGCCAAGGCGCGCAGCATCCTCGCCGAGCACCGGTTGATGCCGCTGGTATTAAAGCGCCCGGCGCAGGGGTAA
- a CDS encoding thermonuclease family protein, with translation MTCVLPVMVNQKKAPRVSLGAFFYALILLPLALFPGSGLADCVLGQADELAALQKVIDGDTLRLRDGRRVRLIGVNAPELAHGKHKAQPLAREAREFTERFLAGGDLELVYDRDRHDNHGRVLAHVYNHRGDSLESALLSAGLAFHIAIAPNFALAECLASREQEARAHGRGIWAPGVWPVLKAAEVRPGDGGFVRLTGTVKNVDQNRYLWLELDGPVAVRLPQPRDNGHFGGRDWQGRKIEVKGWLVDRGAKYSSQHKQNKRWFISVDSEFTIEISRK, from the coding sequence GTGACCTGCGTGTTGCCGGTGATGGTGAATCAGAAAAAGGCGCCAAGGGTCTCCCTCGGCGCCTTTTTTTACGCCCTAATTTTGCTCCCGCTGGCACTGTTCCCCGGCAGCGGCCTGGCGGACTGTGTACTCGGGCAGGCGGACGAGCTGGCGGCCCTGCAGAAGGTCATCGACGGCGACACACTGCGCCTCAGGGATGGCCGAAGAGTGCGTCTTATCGGCGTCAACGCCCCGGAACTGGCCCACGGCAAGCACAAGGCACAGCCGCTGGCGCGGGAAGCCCGCGAGTTTACTGAGCGCTTTCTCGCCGGCGGCGACCTGGAGCTCGTGTACGATCGCGACCGCCACGACAACCACGGCCGCGTACTGGCCCACGTCTACAATCACCGCGGCGACAGCCTGGAATCGGCGCTGCTCTCCGCCGGGCTGGCCTTTCATATCGCCATTGCTCCCAACTTCGCCCTGGCGGAATGCCTTGCCAGTCGCGAACAGGAAGCCCGCGCTCACGGTCGCGGCATCTGGGCTCCCGGGGTCTGGCCGGTACTCAAGGCCGCAGAGGTGCGTCCCGGTGACGGCGGATTCGTGCGCCTCACGGGCACCGTCAAAAACGTCGACCAAAATCGCTACCTGTGGCTGGAACTGGACGGGCCGGTGGCGGTGCGCCTGCCACAGCCCCGGGATAATGGCCACTTTGGCGGGCGCGATTGGCAAGGACGCAAAATAGAAGTGAAAGGTTGGCTGGTGGACCGCGGAGCGAAATATTCATCCCAACATAAGCAAAATAAAAGGTGGTTTATTTCTGTAGACTCGGAATTCACCATTGAAATTAGTAGAAAATAA
- a CDS encoding winged helix-turn-helix domain-containing protein: MKALSALDPLLEHRIRLGACVLLTRHGELTFARLKALLQATDGNLGAQLRKLEERAYLQSRKDFVERKPTTWYQLTPDGRSALNAHMAALRDLIDASGSAQ, encoded by the coding sequence ATGAAAGCGCTGTCCGCTCTGGATCCGCTGCTGGAACACCGAATTCGTCTGGGTGCCTGCGTACTGCTGACCAGGCACGGTGAGCTGACGTTTGCACGGCTGAAAGCACTGTTGCAGGCAACGGATGGCAACCTCGGGGCACAGCTGCGCAAACTGGAGGAGCGGGCGTACCTGCAATCCCGCAAGGATTTCGTGGAGCGCAAACCGACCACCTGGTATCAGCTCACCCCCGATGGTCGCTCGGCCCTCAACGCCCATATGGCGGCGCTGCGGGATCTGATCGATGCCAGCGGGAGCGCACAATAA
- a CDS encoding CidA/LrgA family protein has translation MVTLTKVAHWCGGAALLVAFDLLGGALAATFSLPIPGSVFGMVLLLLALLLYGRVPEGLAQVSEQILRLLVLIFLPASVGIYFLRDLAPGDWLALVAAMVLGTLICFALTALLLKYLIQRAQGRPPRTDPKDNTPNEK, from the coding sequence GTGGTCACACTCACCAAGGTCGCCCACTGGTGTGGCGGGGCTGCTCTGCTGGTAGCCTTTGACCTGCTCGGGGGCGCCCTGGCCGCGACGTTTTCACTCCCAATACCCGGCTCAGTATTCGGCATGGTGCTGCTGTTGCTGGCCCTGCTGCTGTACGGCCGCGTGCCCGAAGGCCTGGCACAGGTCAGCGAGCAGATTCTGCGCCTGCTGGTATTGATCTTCCTCCCCGCCTCCGTGGGTATCTACTTTCTGCGCGACCTGGCGCCGGGGGATTGGCTGGCCCTGGTTGCCGCCATGGTGCTGGGAACGCTGATCTGCTTTGCCCTCACCGCTCTGCTGCTGAAGTATCTGATTCAGCGCGCGCAGGGGCGGCCACCGCGTACTGATCCCAAGGACAACACGCCAAATGAGAAGTGA
- a CDS encoding malic enzyme-like NAD(P)-binding protein: protein MTDSLRQAALDYHALPTPGKLSVELTTPAQTQEDLSLAYSPGVAEPVREIAKDPEAAYLYTGKGNLVAVISNGSAILGLGNLGPLASKPVMEGKSLLFKRFAGINSVDIEVEAPSPERFIETVAAIANTFGGINLEDIKAPECFHIEEALIERCSVPVFHDDQHGTAIVTVAGMLNALEIQGKSLGSVRIVCLGAGAAATACCKLLLAAGAKKEQITMLDSRGVIHSGRSDINAYKGEWARDTEMRTLDDAIEGADVFLGVSGPDLLTAAQLAHMAPRPVVFACSNPNPEIAPELAHATRDDLIMATGRSDYPNQVNNVLCFPFIFRGALDVRATRINEDMKLAAIEAIRKLAHQPVPDEVRAGYGGVELSFGADYILPKPTDPRLLPEVAAAVARAAVDSGAARLPYPAHYPLKTL from the coding sequence ATGACCGACTCCCTGCGCCAGGCCGCGCTCGACTATCACGCCTTGCCAACACCGGGCAAACTTTCGGTGGAACTCACAACTCCAGCCCAGACCCAGGAAGATCTGTCCCTGGCATACAGCCCCGGCGTCGCCGAGCCGGTGCGCGAAATTGCCAAGGATCCGGAGGCCGCTTATCTGTATACCGGCAAAGGCAATCTGGTGGCAGTCATCTCCAACGGCAGCGCGATTCTCGGCCTCGGCAACCTGGGGCCACTGGCGTCCAAGCCGGTGATGGAGGGTAAATCCCTGCTGTTCAAGCGCTTTGCGGGAATCAACTCGGTGGATATCGAAGTGGAGGCCCCGAGCCCCGAACGCTTTATCGAGACCGTCGCCGCCATCGCCAACACCTTCGGCGGCATCAATCTGGAAGACATCAAGGCGCCGGAATGCTTCCACATTGAGGAAGCGCTGATCGAGCGCTGCTCGGTACCGGTGTTCCACGACGACCAGCACGGCACCGCCATTGTCACCGTCGCGGGAATGCTCAACGCACTCGAGATCCAGGGCAAGAGCCTCGGAAGCGTGCGTATCGTGTGCCTGGGCGCCGGCGCTGCCGCCACCGCCTGCTGCAAACTGCTGCTGGCCGCGGGCGCGAAAAAAGAACAGATCACCATGCTCGACAGCCGCGGCGTCATCCATTCCGGACGCAGCGACATCAATGCCTACAAGGGCGAGTGGGCGCGGGACACCGAAATGCGCACTCTGGACGACGCCATCGAGGGCGCCGACGTATTTCTTGGCGTATCCGGCCCGGACCTGCTCACCGCCGCACAACTGGCGCATATGGCACCCAGGCCGGTGGTTTTCGCCTGCTCCAATCCGAACCCCGAAATCGCCCCGGAACTGGCCCACGCCACCCGCGACGACCTGATCATGGCCACCGGCCGCTCGGACTACCCCAACCAGGTCAACAATGTGCTGTGCTTCCCGTTTATCTTCCGCGGCGCTCTGGACGTGCGCGCCACCCGCATCAATGAAGATATGAAGCTGGCCGCCATCGAAGCCATTCGCAAACTCGCCCACCAACCGGTACCGGATGAAGTGCGCGCAGGTTACGGCGGCGTGGAACTGAGCTTCGGTGCCGATTACATACTGCCCAAGCCCACCGATCCGCGGCTGTTGCCGGAAGTGGCGGCCGCGGTAGCGCGGGCGGCGGTGGATAGCGGCGCGGCGCGGCTGCCGTATCCGGCGCACTATCCATTGAAAACCCTCTGA